A part of Candidatus Moraniibacteriota bacterium genomic DNA contains:
- a CDS encoding glycosyltransferase family 4 protein — protein sequence MSIAIQAADLDAERIDGTRVYLLRLLERFGAMFPDESWHLFHWRDFNPYLTPPAFPNYHIHTVPFPLSWTQTRFAWELFRQHPGRLFMPVQALPVFLPKGTQSIVTIHDLAFKLFPEHFPSQDVWKLNWLTDFAVRHATRLIAVSDSTKRDILKWYPHISESKIRVIYHGFDIPQEGSVSQDEKMAILEKFHLTDGEYILYVGALQPRKNLIRLMEAFAVFGRSHPSAKLVLAGEAAWMSTKIFEAREKNIFRDRIVMTERVSFEERSVLYKYARIFVYPSLYEGFGLPILEAFASGVPVVCANNSSLPEVAGDAAQFFDANRSGILADILSELWNDISQRTTLITAGREQLKKFSWNKCAQETAEWILE from the coding sequence ATGTCCATTGCTATTCAAGCAGCTGATCTTGATGCCGAGCGTATTGATGGGACGCGCGTGTATCTCCTTCGTCTTCTCGAGCGTTTTGGGGCAATGTTCCCCGATGAATCGTGGCACCTCTTTCACTGGAGAGATTTTAATCCCTATCTCACGCCGCCTGCTTTCCCGAACTATCACATTCATACCGTGCCATTTCCTCTTTCGTGGACACAGACGCGTTTCGCCTGGGAACTTTTTCGACAGCATCCAGGGCGATTGTTTATGCCAGTGCAGGCGCTTCCCGTCTTTCTTCCGAAGGGTACTCAGTCTATCGTGACGATTCATGACCTCGCATTCAAATTGTTTCCGGAGCATTTCCCATCACAAGATGTATGGAAATTGAACTGGCTCACGGATTTCGCTGTCCGGCATGCGACGCGACTTATTGCTGTTTCGGACTCAACCAAGCGAGATATCCTGAAATGGTACCCTCATATTTCCGAAAGCAAAATCCGTGTGATTTATCATGGCTTTGATATTCCTCAGGAAGGATCCGTGAGTCAAGATGAAAAGATGGCTATTCTGGAAAAATTTCATCTCACCGATGGAGAATATATTTTGTATGTCGGTGCACTTCAACCGAGGAAAAACCTTATTCGCCTGATGGAGGCATTTGCGGTATTTGGAAGGTCTCATCCGTCGGCAAAGCTCGTGCTTGCTGGTGAAGCAGCGTGGATGAGTACCAAGATTTTCGAAGCGCGAGAGAAAAACATTTTCCGCGATCGTATTGTGATGACGGAGCGTGTGTCCTTTGAAGAGCGCTCTGTACTCTACAAATATGCGCGGATATTTGTCTATCCGTCACTCTACGAAGGGTTTGGACTCCCGATACTCGAAGCATTTGCTTCTGGTGTGCCGGTAGTCTGTGCCAATAATTCCAGTCTCCCTGAGGTGGCTGGCGATGCCGCGCAATTCTTCGATGCCAATCGAAGCGGTATTCTCGCAGATATTCTCTCCGAACTTTGGAATGACATTTCGCAACGTACCACCCTCATTACAGCGGGAAGGGAACAACTTAAGAAATTTTCTTGGAACAAATGCGCCCAAGAAACAGCTGAGTGGATTCTGGAATAG
- a CDS encoding metallophosphoesterase: protein MARFLKGALLFVVLGVLFGMQFFVYFSIGEFFSITDAANRLLLYIGTTAIPLGFICASILGRMRENIFTKYFYVFTGILLGIGANIALASLATWGALWIFGNSINFSAATLAGVFFALALILSLYGVWNAAHPIVKSIEVTIPGLPDTWKGKCIVQLSDIHLGYVYQLNFMRRIVEQVNAIRPEAVVITGDLFDGMDGDLEHAVDTLNDIHANHGTFFVNGNHETYFGLEKSFALLERTSVRILKDEVVDIDGLKILGIGYPEQGEHKDVVRIAESLGNDWKGRPNILLYHAPAHVKGFRESGVHLQLSGHTHKGQIFPFNFITKIVHQGHDYGLYTHDDYTLYTTSGIGTWGPSMRLGNRPEIVAITLR, encoded by the coding sequence ATGGCACGTTTTTTGAAGGGTGCGCTACTTTTCGTTGTTCTTGGTGTACTTTTTGGCATGCAGTTTTTTGTCTATTTCTCTATTGGAGAATTTTTCTCAATTACCGATGCTGCAAATCGACTTTTGCTCTATATTGGTACGACAGCCATACCGCTGGGATTTATTTGTGCTTCCATATTGGGAAGGATGAGAGAAAACATCTTCACGAAGTATTTCTATGTGTTCACGGGGATTCTCCTCGGTATCGGAGCAAATATTGCACTTGCGTCCCTTGCCACTTGGGGAGCGCTTTGGATTTTTGGCAACTCAATAAACTTTTCGGCAGCAACTCTCGCGGGAGTGTTCTTTGCGCTGGCACTCATTCTATCTCTCTACGGTGTTTGGAATGCAGCACATCCGATTGTGAAGTCTATTGAAGTCACCATTCCGGGTCTTCCCGATACATGGAAGGGGAAGTGTATTGTCCAACTATCAGATATTCATTTGGGGTATGTCTACCAGTTGAATTTCATGCGTCGAATTGTTGAACAGGTGAACGCGATTCGCCCGGAAGCAGTTGTTATTACGGGGGATCTTTTTGATGGCATGGATGGTGACCTCGAACATGCCGTTGACACGCTCAATGATATTCATGCGAATCACGGAACATTCTTTGTCAATGGAAATCACGAGACCTATTTCGGACTTGAAAAGTCCTTCGCCTTACTCGAGAGAACATCCGTGAGAATTCTCAAGGATGAGGTCGTTGACATTGATGGCCTTAAAATACTCGGTATCGGTTATCCGGAGCAAGGTGAGCACAAAGATGTGGTACGCATTGCAGAATCACTCGGGAATGATTGGAAGGGGCGACCGAATATTCTTCTCTATCACGCACCGGCACATGTCAAAGGTTTCCGAGAATCAGGTGTCCATCTCCAACTCTCAGGACATACACATAAGGGTCAAATTTTCCCTTTCAATTTCATTACAAAAATCGTGCACCAAGGGCATGACTACGGACTGTACACGCATGACGACTACACGCTCTATACGACAAGCGGCATCGGCACCTGGGGACCATCTATGCGACTTGGCAATCGCCCAGAGATTGTCGCGATTACACTTCGATAA
- a CDS encoding prolyl-tRNA synthetase, with protein sequence MKQSELFTKTRKENPADEVSRNAQLLIRAGFVHKEMAGVYTFLPLGLRVLRKVEAIIREEMISIGGQEIFMTALQNPELWQKTNRWSDETVDNWFKTSLKNGTELGLGFTHEEAVTALMKQHITSYRDLPVYVYQIQTKFRNEERAKSGIMRGREFLMKDLYSFNATEEGLDNFYEQCAKAYARIFSRVGIGKQTFKTFASGGVFSKYSHEFQAVSNAGEDTIYLSREKDIAVNEEVYTDEVLNDLNLKKNELEKLKSIEVGNIFKLGTRFSEALGLTYTNEDGSAQPIIMGSYGIGPTRLMGTIVEILSDEKGIVWPESVAPFRVHLLSLDADKEAGEWYEKLQGAGIETLFDDRDVRAGEKFGDSDLLGIPYRLVISKRSLEKGGAEMKRRTENESNILSFEEVASLID encoded by the coding sequence ATGAAACAATCAGAACTTTTCACGAAGACTCGGAAAGAAAATCCTGCGGACGAAGTGAGTCGAAACGCGCAGCTTCTCATTCGCGCTGGATTTGTACACAAAGAAATGGCAGGGGTGTATACTTTTTTGCCACTCGGATTGCGAGTACTTCGAAAAGTTGAAGCTATCATTCGAGAAGAAATGATCAGTATAGGCGGACAGGAGATTTTTATGACAGCACTCCAAAATCCGGAATTGTGGCAAAAAACAAATCGCTGGTCTGATGAGACGGTGGATAATTGGTTCAAGACCTCACTCAAAAACGGCACGGAACTTGGACTTGGATTCACTCATGAAGAGGCGGTAACAGCACTCATGAAACAACATATTACCTCCTACCGTGACCTACCCGTGTACGTGTATCAGATACAGACAAAATTCCGAAACGAAGAGCGTGCAAAAAGCGGCATTATGCGCGGTCGGGAATTTCTCATGAAGGATCTCTACTCGTTCAACGCAACGGAGGAAGGTTTGGATAACTTTTATGAGCAGTGTGCCAAAGCGTATGCGAGAATATTTTCCCGAGTCGGCATTGGCAAACAAACATTCAAAACATTTGCGAGTGGTGGAGTATTTTCAAAATATAGCCATGAGTTTCAGGCGGTAAGCAATGCTGGTGAAGACACCATTTATCTTTCGCGGGAAAAAGATATCGCTGTAAACGAAGAGGTCTACACAGATGAAGTGCTCAATGATCTCAATCTCAAGAAAAACGAGCTTGAAAAATTGAAGTCTATCGAGGTCGGAAACATCTTCAAACTCGGAACGCGTTTTTCGGAGGCACTTGGGTTGACATACACAAATGAAGACGGATCGGCACAACCAATAATCATGGGAAGCTACGGCATTGGTCCGACGCGACTCATGGGAACGATAGTTGAAATACTTTCCGATGAGAAAGGAATAGTATGGCCGGAAAGCGTTGCGCCATTTCGAGTGCATCTTCTCTCACTCGACGCCGACAAGGAAGCGGGTGAGTGGTACGAAAAACTCCAGGGTGCAGGAATCGAGACGCTCTTTGATGACCGAGATGTACGGGCAGGGGAGAAGTTTGGCGACAGCGATCTTCTCGGCATACCGTATCGCCTCGTCATTTCCAAGCGATCACTCGAGAAAGGTGGCGCGGAGATGAAGCGACGAACCGAGAATGAATCGAACATTCTCTCTTTCGAAGAGGTGGCCTCTCTTATAGATTAG
- a CDS encoding ABC transporter permease, whose protein sequence is MNWIGFKTIFMKEVGRSKDVIIQAFLSPVITTLLYFLVFGSAIGGNIPPIHGVPYDHFIVPGLIMMALLMNSLMAASSGIYFPRFIGTMSDLLTSPLSYLEIVMGFALSAAARALAIGITIFIISWIITGITVAHIIFALLFGLLTALTFAMLGLVLGIWAKDFEQLSMVPTLLLTPLTFLGGIFYSASMLPPLWQSVTRANPVFYMIDGLRWGFFGVSDTNPWISVIITSAIFMLSVLILRRMFQTGYRLKN, encoded by the coding sequence ATGAACTGGATCGGATTCAAAACTATCTTCATGAAAGAAGTCGGGCGTTCGAAAGACGTTATCATACAAGCGTTCCTCTCGCCTGTCATTACAACACTCCTCTATTTCCTCGTTTTTGGAAGCGCAATCGGCGGAAATATACCGCCAATTCACGGTGTACCCTACGACCACTTCATCGTGCCCGGACTCATCATGATGGCGCTCCTCATGAATTCCCTCATGGCAGCATCAAGCGGTATCTATTTCCCACGCTTCATCGGTACGATGAGCGACCTCCTCACGTCCCCACTCTCCTACCTCGAAATCGTCATGGGTTTTGCTCTTTCTGCCGCCGCTCGCGCTCTCGCGATTGGCATCACGATATTTATCATCTCGTGGATTATTACGGGCATCACCGTTGCACATATCATCTTTGCGCTTCTTTTCGGACTCCTTACTGCCCTTACCTTTGCCATGCTCGGGCTCGTCCTTGGTATTTGGGCAAAGGACTTCGAACAGCTCAGCATGGTGCCAACACTCCTCCTCACCCCACTCACCTTCTTGGGCGGCATATTCTACTCAGCAAGCATGCTCCCACCACTTTGGCAAAGTGTCACCCGAGCAAACCCCGTATTCTACATGATAGACGGCCTCCGCTGGGGATTCTTCGGCGTTTCGGATACCAACCCCTGGATAAGTGTCATCATAACCAGCGCCATTTTCATGCTCTCCGTCCTCATCCTCCGTCGCATGTTCCAGACAGGATACCGATTGAAGAATTAA
- a CDS encoding ABC transporter ATP-binding protein produces MITLKNVTKYFGNVKAVDDLSFSVDSGEVIGFLGPNGAGKTTTLRMMTGFLSPDRGSVTIDGINIEHDPVAVQKKIGYLPENNPLYTNMLVSEFLDLAARLHQVSPSDQSEAMGRVVHAVGIEEMFYRSIRELSKGFRQRVGIAAALIHQPDIIILDEPTEGLDPNQRGDIRTLIKDLAKKHTVIMSTHVMQEASAVCSRLLILNKGKLAADGTVQELSAGAEGKRVLSIDIEGDEVMAEIKKLAGSDAVSIKEQKKNRFAALVSVEKGMEIRPDISRLVGKYHWIVWDMHEEERKLEDIFHALTKE; encoded by the coding sequence ATGATTACACTCAAAAATGTTACGAAATATTTCGGGAATGTAAAGGCGGTCGACGATCTTTCATTTTCTGTGGACTCGGGCGAAGTGATTGGTTTTCTTGGACCAAATGGTGCCGGGAAAACAACAACGCTTCGCATGATGACCGGATTCCTCTCTCCCGATCGAGGGTCCGTCACTATAGATGGTATCAATATTGAGCATGACCCGGTAGCCGTACAGAAAAAGATAGGCTATCTTCCCGAGAACAATCCGCTCTACACAAATATGCTCGTGTCGGAGTTTCTCGATCTTGCCGCGCGCCTTCATCAGGTTTCGCCATCTGATCAATCGGAAGCAATGGGTCGCGTTGTGCATGCTGTCGGTATCGAGGAAATGTTCTACCGTTCGATACGAGAGCTTTCCAAGGGATTCCGCCAGCGAGTCGGTATCGCGGCGGCACTCATCCACCAGCCGGATATCATTATTCTTGATGAGCCGACCGAGGGTCTTGATCCAAACCAGCGAGGCGATATTCGAACACTGATCAAAGATCTCGCAAAAAAGCACACTGTAATCATGAGTACACACGTGATGCAGGAAGCATCTGCTGTATGCAGCCGGCTCCTCATACTCAATAAAGGGAAACTCGCCGCAGATGGAACAGTGCAAGAACTTTCTGCTGGCGCAGAAGGGAAGCGAGTGCTCTCAATTGATATTGAAGGTGATGAGGTTATGGCGGAAATCAAGAAACTCGCTGGCAGTGACGCGGTATCCATAAAGGAGCAAAAGAAGAATCGATTCGCTGCTCTCGTGTCAGTCGAAAAAGGCATGGAAATCCGTCCGGATATTTCTAGACTTGTCGGGAAGTACCACTGGATTGTCTGGGATATGCACGAAGAAGAACGAAAGCTCGAAGATATTTTCCACGCACTCACCAAGGAATAG
- a CDS encoding Gldg family protein has protein sequence MKNILTLIRKEMQSSFNNPTAYVVIAAFLLLWEFLFFRQVFLIGEVSVRSLFDFLPWLLLLVIPALTMGSIAEEKSEGTLEILLTRPIQPAELILGKFFGILAFFSIATAFVFPIAWSFHFFGVVDWRQTFTQYLGGIFLAAVLASLGIAVSSLVRSQITAFIVSAIASFFLIIAGMEIVTSRLPLSMASFFEQFSVFNHFTSLARGVIDTRDIWYFFSFTAVFLSVAFLNILQSKLGKRRKTYRQYRLALAVLFGIALFSNIVGSRIPGRIDLTRNKTYTLSPATSTLLTSLPNDIVNISLYASGQLPAEFQPVLRDTKDMLSDYQRIAAGRIQLTTKDPLSDEAVTSEAKSLGVQSVRFNVVSQEAYQVKEGYLGIVISFGGKHETIPFVRSTDTLEYQLSSLLTKLTTDKKPAVGILSGHGEKSLFQDYARIANEWGKQFDVREIAAESDTSSTDTGTSKASAVKKPTEEKTPKHFTLSDDLKVLVVAGPTEDFSDDEKKTITDFLNRGGSALFLIDGVTASPDTMSASKNTSNFADFLKTETGVTVQSNMLYDLRANESVSFGGKQQMQYILPYPLWIRAQKIASESPLVASVNELSLPWTSSIETDDAILKQKGYASTPLFSTTPFAGQEETNLTIAPDQDFPKTNLAQRTVAVALTHATSEGEKATSRIIIVGNSGFLTDQFVGNNPANLSFGVEALAFLGQESSLGSIAAKNASVEKFAFTSASEPNILKFGNMAFALSLTIGYGMFRLFRRNRKRRFSYGEEF, from the coding sequence ATGAAAAACATCCTTACTCTCATCCGAAAGGAGATGCAAAGCTCTTTCAATAATCCGACAGCCTATGTCGTCATTGCGGCATTTCTCTTACTCTGGGAATTTTTGTTCTTCCGGCAAGTATTCCTTATTGGGGAAGTATCCGTGCGAAGTCTCTTTGACTTCTTGCCTTGGCTCCTTCTCTTGGTCATACCAGCGCTCACTATGGGGTCAATTGCAGAAGAAAAGAGCGAGGGAACACTCGAAATTCTCCTCACGCGTCCGATACAACCAGCGGAACTTATTTTGGGGAAATTCTTCGGTATCCTCGCGTTTTTTTCGATAGCAACGGCATTTGTCTTCCCGATTGCGTGGAGCTTTCATTTCTTCGGAGTGGTCGATTGGAGGCAGACCTTTACGCAGTATCTCGGCGGGATATTCCTTGCCGCTGTTTTGGCAAGTCTTGGTATTGCAGTGTCGAGCCTTGTGAGAAGTCAGATAACTGCATTTATCGTGTCGGCAATTGCAAGCTTTTTCCTCATTATCGCGGGCATGGAAATTGTGACATCAAGACTCCCGCTTTCGATGGCGTCATTTTTTGAACAATTCTCCGTATTTAATCACTTCACTTCGCTTGCGCGCGGCGTTATCGATACAAGAGACATATGGTATTTCTTCTCCTTTACCGCTGTATTTTTAAGCGTTGCTTTTCTTAATATTCTTCAGTCCAAACTCGGAAAACGCCGGAAAACCTATAGACAGTATCGTCTCGCACTGGCGGTATTGTTTGGTATTGCACTCTTCTCAAATATAGTCGGCTCGAGGATTCCTGGGCGCATCGACTTGACGCGCAATAAAACCTATACGCTCTCTCCAGCAACCAGCACTCTTCTGACGTCGCTTCCCAATGATATCGTCAATATCTCGCTTTATGCCTCGGGACAGCTTCCAGCAGAATTTCAGCCCGTACTGCGCGATACAAAAGACATGCTCTCGGATTATCAGCGCATCGCTGCCGGGAGAATTCAACTCACCACCAAAGATCCCTTGTCAGACGAGGCAGTTACAAGCGAAGCGAAGTCTCTTGGCGTTCAATCGGTCCGCTTCAATGTCGTATCGCAAGAAGCCTATCAGGTAAAAGAGGGTTACCTCGGCATCGTCATTTCATTTGGCGGGAAACATGAAACCATACCTTTCGTTCGAAGCACGGACACACTGGAATATCAGCTCTCAAGTCTCCTCACCAAACTCACTACCGACAAAAAGCCTGCTGTCGGTATACTCTCCGGTCACGGTGAAAAGAGTCTTTTCCAAGACTACGCTCGTATTGCCAATGAGTGGGGAAAACAATTTGATGTGCGAGAAATCGCTGCAGAGAGTGACACTTCATCGACAGATACCGGTACAAGCAAAGCCAGTGCAGTCAAAAAACCTACAGAAGAAAAGACCCCGAAGCATTTCACGCTCTCGGATGATCTGAAAGTGCTCGTCGTCGCCGGACCAACTGAGGATTTCTCGGACGATGAAAAGAAGACAATTACTGATTTTCTCAATCGAGGAGGAAGCGCGCTCTTCTTAATCGACGGCGTCACAGCTTCTCCGGACACTATGAGCGCCTCAAAAAATACCAGCAACTTCGCCGATTTCCTCAAGACTGAAACAGGTGTCACTGTTCAGTCCAATATGCTCTACGATCTCCGCGCCAATGAATCCGTGAGTTTTGGCGGGAAACAACAAATGCAATATATCTTGCCCTATCCTCTCTGGATTCGCGCGCAGAAAATAGCGAGCGAATCCCCGCTTGTTGCATCGGTGAATGAACTTTCACTTCCCTGGACAAGTAGCATCGAAACAGACGATGCCATCCTCAAACAAAAAGGCTATGCATCGACACCACTCTTCTCCACGACGCCTTTTGCAGGTCAAGAAGAGACGAATCTTACCATAGCGCCAGACCAAGACTTCCCAAAGACAAACCTTGCTCAGCGCACAGTCGCAGTCGCTCTCACACACGCTACCTCAGAAGGGGAGAAGGCGACATCACGAATTATCATCGTTGGTAATTCCGGGTTTCTAACTGATCAATTTGTCGGAAATAATCCGGCAAATCTTTCATTTGGTGTCGAGGCACTCGCATTCTTGGGACAAGAGTCTTCTCTCGGATCAATCGCTGCCAAAAATGCCTCGGTGGAGAAGTTTGCATTCACAAGTGCTTCCGAACCAAATATCTTGAAGTTTGGTAATATGGCATTTGCTCTGTCGCTCACGATTGGATATGGTATGTTCCGTCTCTTCCGAAGAAATCGCAAACGACGATTTAGCTATGGTGAAGAATTCTAA
- a CDS encoding UMP kinase, giving the protein MKHDQSKRFLISVGGSLVVPNGGIDTDFVKRFHDCIVSRIQDGYSFILVVGGGKTARNYIDAASKVHSIENDDQDWLGIHATRMNAHFLRTIFREWAHPRINTNPHDLEDFYQAKEPIIVAGGWRPGFSTDYIATVLAKYLDFKTIINLSNTDGVYEADPRKRADAKRFDRLGWSEFRKLVGNTWSPGMSAPFDPVASKLAEEEGFSVVVMNGSDIDNLERYFLGEDFVGTMIA; this is encoded by the coding sequence ATGAAACACGATCAATCAAAGCGATTCCTTATTTCTGTCGGTGGGTCGCTTGTGGTACCAAATGGTGGCATCGATACAGACTTCGTGAAGCGATTTCATGATTGCATTGTGTCGCGCATTCAGGATGGATATTCGTTTATCCTCGTCGTAGGCGGCGGAAAAACAGCTCGCAACTACATCGATGCCGCCTCGAAAGTCCACTCGATTGAGAATGATGACCAAGACTGGCTAGGCATTCATGCAACGCGTATGAATGCCCACTTTCTTCGTACGATTTTCCGCGAATGGGCGCATCCGCGAATCAATACCAATCCGCATGATCTCGAGGACTTCTACCAAGCGAAAGAGCCGATTATTGTTGCCGGCGGGTGGCGACCCGGCTTCTCAACCGACTATATTGCAACCGTGCTTGCAAAATATCTTGATTTCAAAACCATTATCAATCTTTCAAATACGGATGGCGTCTACGAAGCAGATCCTCGGAAGCGGGCTGATGCGAAGCGTTTTGATCGACTCGGGTGGTCGGAATTTCGCAAACTGGTCGGAAATACGTGGAGCCCTGGCATGAGTGCGCCATTTGATCCGGTTGCCTCGAAACTTGCCGAAGAAGAAGGTTTCTCTGTCGTCGTGATGAATGGATCGGATATCGATAACCTCGAGCGCTACTTTCTCGGAGAGGATTTCGTTGGCACAATGATAGCGTAG
- a CDS encoding ABC transporter ATP-binding protein has product MMALISIKNLSKTYGSGLHALRDVSLDIHAGEIFALLGPNGAGKTTLIGIITGLVTKTSGDVRVDGKDIEKDYRYTRSLIGFVPQEISLDIFLSVEQILKNQRGFYGKPANPALLERIMRDLSLWDKRHAEVRSLSGGMKRRVLIAKALTNEPRILFLDEPTAGVDVDLRKDMWGQVQKLRQSGTTIILTTHYIEEAELLADRIGIINEGKLILVENKETLMKKMGEKTLVIQLKEPMASIPTAFSQYRLTLSEDKQSLSLQYSVEDHVVFPFLQALKEQSILASDITTTETSLEEIFVTLIGKK; this is encoded by the coding sequence ATTATGGCACTTATCTCCATCAAAAATCTCTCAAAAACATACGGGTCTGGACTCCATGCGCTTCGTGATGTATCGCTTGATATCCACGCCGGCGAAATATTCGCACTCTTGGGACCCAATGGCGCCGGGAAGACGACGCTCATTGGCATCATCACTGGACTCGTGACGAAAACATCCGGCGATGTCCGCGTTGATGGCAAAGATATCGAGAAGGACTATCGCTACACGCGGAGTCTTATCGGGTTTGTCCCACAAGAAATCTCGCTTGATATCTTTCTCTCTGTCGAGCAAATTCTCAAAAATCAGCGCGGATTTTATGGTAAGCCGGCAAATCCAGCACTTCTCGAGCGCATAATGCGCGACCTTTCCCTCTGGGACAAGCGTCACGCCGAAGTGCGTTCGCTCTCGGGTGGCATGAAGCGTCGTGTCCTTATAGCCAAAGCTCTAACCAATGAACCGAGGATTCTCTTCCTCGACGAGCCGACTGCTGGTGTCGATGTCGATCTCCGCAAAGACATGTGGGGGCAAGTGCAAAAACTCCGACAATCCGGCACGACGATTATTCTCACCACGCACTATATCGAAGAAGCTGAACTCCTCGCGGATCGAATCGGCATCATCAACGAAGGCAAACTCATCCTGGTTGAAAACAAAGAAACTCTCATGAAAAAAATGGGCGAAAAAACCCTTGTTATCCAATTGAAAGAACCGATGGCTTCGATTCCGACGGCATTTTCTCAGTACCGACTCACGCTCTCCGAGGACAAACAATCGCTTTCCCTGCAATATTCCGTCGAAGACCATGTCGTTTTCCCATTTTTGCAAGCACTCAAAGAGCAGAGCATTCTCGCCTCCGATATCACTACCACCGAAACATCCCTCGAAGAAATATTCGTCACCCTCATTGGAAAAAAATAG
- a CDS encoding DUF4340 domain-containing protein, whose product MNSSFLKITSLILAGLFLLAVIPWMSDAFAPKKGGSISDAAISVNLSSFTENSVMSVSMKQKDKDAVALEKKGDVWKIGTDDADTGKVTSLFQSFATLTPREMVSKNEDNFSKFGVTKDDGIRLEIRDTSGGSSVFYIGIASDVPQEFFIRKDGIKNAYSVSGNLRDLLTKDASYWKKAPEEKSATTTPSTSSSKEMVK is encoded by the coding sequence ATGAATAGCTCATTCCTCAAAATAACTTCCCTTATTCTCGCTGGGCTCTTCCTTCTTGCTGTCATCCCCTGGATGAGCGACGCTTTCGCTCCCAAGAAGGGAGGGAGCATAAGTGATGCCGCTATCAGTGTCAACCTTTCATCTTTTACGGAAAACTCCGTCATGTCTGTGAGTATGAAGCAGAAAGACAAAGATGCCGTTGCATTGGAAAAGAAAGGGGATGTCTGGAAAATAGGTACCGATGATGCCGACACAGGCAAGGTAACTTCGCTCTTTCAGTCATTTGCGACGCTTACTCCTCGCGAAATGGTCTCAAAAAACGAGGATAATTTCAGTAAATTCGGTGTCACCAAAGATGATGGCATTCGACTCGAAATCCGCGACACGAGTGGTGGGTCTTCGGTCTTCTACATCGGTATCGCAAGCGATGTCCCACAGGAGTTTTTTATTCGTAAAGACGGTATCAAGAATGCCTACTCAGTAAGCGGCAATCTGCGAGACCTCCTTACCAAAGATGCCTCGTATTGGAAGAAAGCTCCGGAAGAAAAGTCTGCCACAACAACTCCCTCGACGAGCTCCTCGAAGGAAATGGTAAAATAG
- a CDS encoding ABC transporter ATP-binding protein, protein MPSLIACRDLAKTYVSEEKVQTIALRGATFSIERGEFVALMGPSGSGKSTLMHLLGLLDRPTTGVYFLSGEDASTLPSDRLAEIRNKSLGFVFQSFNLLPRTSVFENVELPLLYDMYGIHQRTFRGAFKAGGFRSILDSLGAAWAGMGKVAHRNRVMEALRSVGMEHRADYFTNQLSGGEMQRVAIARALVNNPDIIFADEPTGNLDSKSGLAVMAILQRLNDEGKTIVLVTHESTTARHGKRMLSLVDGTLVGDTPITNRVFATREHELVK, encoded by the coding sequence ATGCCATCACTTATTGCCTGTCGGGATCTTGCCAAAACCTATGTATCAGAAGAAAAAGTACAAACTATCGCACTTCGAGGTGCGACGTTTTCGATAGAGCGAGGCGAATTTGTCGCACTCATGGGACCGTCCGGGTCGGGGAAGTCCACCCTCATGCATCTCTTGGGACTTCTTGATCGTCCGACAACAGGAGTATATTTTCTCTCTGGGGAAGACGCGAGTACGCTTCCATCTGACCGACTTGCCGAAATACGCAACAAAAGTCTCGGCTTTGTCTTTCAATCATTCAATCTTCTTCCGCGAACAAGTGTCTTTGAAAATGTCGAGCTCCCGCTTCTCTACGACATGTACGGAATTCATCAAAGAACTTTCCGTGGAGCATTCAAGGCAGGTGGGTTTAGAAGTATTCTCGATTCGCTTGGTGCTGCCTGGGCTGGTATGGGGAAAGTGGCACATCGCAACCGTGTCATGGAAGCACTTCGCTCAGTCGGCATGGAGCACCGCGCTGACTATTTTACCAATCAGCTCTCAGGTGGAGAAATGCAGCGAGTCGCTATTGCGCGCGCCCTTGTCAATAATCCGGATATTATCTTTGCCGATGAACCGACGGGCAATCTCGATTCCAAATCAGGACTTGCCGTCATGGCGATTTTGCAGAGACTGAACGATGAAGGGAAAACCATTGTCCTCGTCACACACGAGTCGACGACCGCTCGCCACGGCAAGCGCATGCTCTCTCTTGTCGATGGCACGCTCGTCGGCGACACGCCTATCACCAATCGCGTCTTCGCAACCCGCGAACACGAACTGGTGAAGTAG